From Cucumis melo cultivar AY chromosome 3, USDA_Cmelo_AY_1.0, whole genome shotgun sequence:
CCATGCCTATTGACCCCAATTGGATATCTCCAGCCCCCAACAATccaaccattcaatcaactatGCAACAGTTAAGTCCAACAAGTCACGGGCAAGACCAAGGAGCTTCACTTGGGTTCCAAAACTACCGGTTCCCAATGTAGCAATCAACTAGATAACCCTTAGAAAACTACCACCATTACTACAATGTAAATACACCAAAAATATCTGTAAAGACCAACCTACATACGTGCCCGGGGGTTTGGTTTCGTCGTTCTTTTGGTTGCCACAGTTTAGAGAGAACCCTGCCTGTAAGTaaatagagaagaaaggagaaagtaTTAGAAGTTAGTAGTAGTGAATGATTGTTAGAAACAGCAGTTAAAAGCTAATGTAAAAGAATTAGGGAAAAACACAGAATATGAATGGCAAAACAAAATTCTTTGTTGGATTGTGACAAGTCCTGCAAGCAGATTTTTGTGGCAGGAAGTTTCACTTTCATTCGTTAGATTACTGTTTGTTGGGCTGAAGATTTAAGACTGATTACTCTTCTTTTATGGAATTGGGCTTTGACTTTgtaagagatttttttttcgttcattcttcttctttggTCAGAGAAAAAATGGTGAGCCTTTAATTGCGCCGCCAGTTTGGAGCTTTTACGATCTCATCTTTCTCCATTTTCACCAATAATTGCTGAAAATAGGCTTTGGTCGCCAGTTTGGAGTACCCATAAAAATGGGGGGGAAATGATTAAAAAAAGGCTCATTCACATGCATGAAGAATCTTTTTTGGTTGAATTCTTGATAGTATAGTTAGAAATCTTGCAACAAAAAAAGGATTTTTTAACGTTGGAATAACAGGAGTACGTGAGGTCATGTTTACTTCATGGGGAAATGTAACAAACGGGATGGGTTTGTGATGAATTTTAATTTCAAGATGTTTTGGAGGGTCAAATGGaatgaattttaaaagatttttaGTTTCAATTCCATGTTTAGATTGAACTCACTCAAATTAGTTCAATCCTGTTTttcattgtttttgtttttagatctcATGATTCCATTATATTATTCTATCTTCAATTTCTCCCTTTTCGaccattcttcaaattttagatTACCACAACCAGTTAATGGTAATATGAAGAATCAGCTACATTTGATTACATGTTAAGCCAGATTCTATCCAATTGCATTTGAAAATATTAGAACTTGTTACGACTACTGTTATCATCACTAAATGTTAACCCTAGACAATAATGATAACATTAAGAAAGACTGCGTCAAATAAACAGCCTTAATTATAATCAAATTACACGGTGGTACTAAGTAAACGTAATTATAGAAAATCAACCACATTTGACTCGTTAAAATTGGTCTGGGATCTAGGTAAACATAaccttaaaaaaattgaaagcctttaaaaagtagttccgtaaatatttttttttaaaaaaacaaattctattccataatattttttaaacaattatttTCCAAGATGGCTGTCGTATTAGTAGCCGTGAAGCATTAAATAAcgtaattttataattataaaatatatgtgtgtgtgtattaaCAAAGCATCTTTTACTTTTGTTCATTCTCAAAACTGTCCCTTCGCTATCACCTGAGACGCTTTAGACCCAATTATTGTGAGTAGGTGTGTACTTCGtgtcactatatatatatatatatatatttatatataagcTAACCTACACTTACCAACATGGTGTTCACATATCTAACATTGTTTAGagcattaaatatatataatttttttaattaaaaaataatattaataacactcaaaattttaattcttttaacaAATGGGACTCTTTTTCGTCATCTCTATAGTCTCTATATCACTCGAATTAAATCTAGAATTAAATTTTCTTGTATCTACTTGTACTTTATACTTAATTACTGTATTTgtaccaaaaaagaaaaatcaatctATTCTCCGGCTATTCTACGGATAAAATCCAGAAAGTTGATGGTTTGAGTGGGCAATGAATTTATGTTTTGGGCATATATAACGAACGCTATTTATGAAAGGGTGGAAAACTTTGGGTTCCACCTTTGACAATTATCCATCCCAATCAAttccttctcttttctctttttcatacCTTTGATAATCGGATGGAGTTAAACCCAATCCATTCCTCActcttttctctcctttttcaTATATTATCTATTGCATAATAAGCCCCAGTCCCTTCCATCTATCACCTCATCAAGCTTCTTGGAATCTATCAAGTCTCATCTCGAACTGAACTAGATAATGTCTATGGTTTCTCCTTCAAGTTATTTTAGTTTAGAGTGTACATGCGAgttgtgagttttttttttcttttctttttttaccaaCTTGAAACAGTTGATAACCCCAAAGACCCAACCCAGGTTGGGTTGTTgggttattattattttcttcttattcttattcATTTAAAATACTTAAAACATATCTATCTAACACAATGTTTCATAACTAAAatctaaaacataaatattccCAAACAATACATTAGAAtttaacccaaaaaaaaaagtcatcaATCCAAAAAGTTTCTAttctcacacacacacatatgtaCGTTATTCAGGATGGATTGGATCAAATCTAGGAAAAAAATACTCTAACTTGAGAGTCAAGCCACCAACCCAACCTtacaaaagtagaaaaaaaaatagaaagaaagaaaacctaAACCAATCCAAAAACAAAACCTAACCCAACTCTTAAAGTTGGGTTGGGTAGCCTGGATTCAAGTTGTCAATCAATATGAACTCTGAGGGAGCAGGGAAAAAAATCTAATTGGGTCCAAATGACACCACTTGTGGCCTTTTGATACTTGAGAGAAAGGTGAAAGAGATATTGGTCCAAACGCAAAACTAACTCACCGTAGAAAATTTGCATCTAAAGAAAAGCAGAAAATACCTATTTCAAGGTTGAAGGAAGTACAGTTAAAAAGTAACATTGTTTATCTCTATACAAAAGACCAAATACAGATTTAAAGGTCAGTTACAGAATGGAGGCGATTGGGGGTGGGGGTGAAATCTCACATTTTATTCCATGCGATCAAGATCAAACTTCAAAGCAGATGTGCCCACCATTTATCTACTGGGTCCCTTCATGTTTCTGCAGATATGCAGATATGAAACAATAATGAAAAAAGGGTAAACGAAGTTTACAAAATGAGTGGGGAGAGTTGAGCTAATTGAAacattaaattacaaatttttccttataatatagCAAGACATATCATCATTAGCATGTGGAGGAGAATCTCATGTCAAGAAATCAAGAGACCTTCTACTCCTCTTATAAGATCGATGAGCTACTCCTCTTGTTAAGAATTGGTTTGAGATGAAACCCATATTATCTAATATGGTGCTAGAGCCTAGCCCAGGCAAGTATTAGGTCCAATCAAGAATGGTAAACACAAAAGAGAGATTATCTTGAGGGATATGTTGAGATTCCACattgaaaagagaaaaaccaAAAGCCTCACACTCAAGATAGATATGCTACTCGTTCCAAATTGGTTTTGAGGTGGAATCTAATACCTCAACTAATACATTTGTTTGGGGAATGGTAAAAGTACAAAAATTAGTGAGAAAGTTTCAGATCAGTATGATGACTAGAAAAACGAAGAACCGAAAGAAAAAGAGATAGAAGAACAAAAGGTGCTTCGGCATACTGCCATAATAGCATTCTAGAAGCGGGCTTTATTTAAAGAATACTTCAATGGTGGTAACAAATTTCTGCAGGAAACAAGAAACGAAGATTCAAGAATTAAATCCCATTAAATTTCAGCAGCTATGAAAATACGTCGTTCCTAATGAACCACAATTGGATTGGACACAAGCAAAAGATGACCATAATAGCTTGCAATCGATATCTATTTATCTGGAAGCTTCGCTCAATTTCCATATAGATACAAGAAATCGAATAAATAGTCAGTGCAAGTTACTCAACCGAAGGGTTGGGAACAAACAAAGGATGATGATGGATCCCACCTCCCACCTCCCACCAAGCCGTAAGGCatgatgaaaagaaatattGCATTATCACAAAACACAGTTCTTCACTGTCATACATGCCACAAATCAACTAATAAACAACATTTGACAATTCCAACCAAAATTATAAGAGTGACGAATACCTTCTCAGACTGTTCTTTCTCCTTCTCAGCCTTTTCTTTCTCTGCCTTAAGCCTCAGCTTCTCCAACCTTTCTCTTTCCATTTTCTACAAACATTAGAAAAACAAACTCAAAATCGGAGAACATAGATTCCATAACGTCATTTACAGTCCTGTGCATTTCGATTAAAGTTTCGAGAAAATGGAATTCGATAAGCCAACTCCCACTACAGTAAATCAGAAATCACAAATTCCTCGCAAATACCATCTGACATAAACAGTAAATATGCTCCCACtccatttcatttttattaGAGTTTCGAACAAGTGAGCATTCGGTCAAACAGATTAAAGACCATACTCCGCCATAAGTCAGAGAAAGCAAACTCCGCGCACCAAAAAAGGAAAGTATCGAAACAGTAACTTCGCTCTCGCTCTAGACCATTCCACCTGAATTTCTAACAAGTTAACATTAAAAAAAGCCGGTCGATACTCAGCGTTCTACTGGTTTCCAAAAACTTTTCTCCAACATTCGAAATTAATAACTCAACCTGGATGTAGACGTTCTCGGCAGCACGCTCCTCCTCACTAAGCACTCGACCTTTTCCGTCGGAGAGGAACCGGAATCCACCGGCTCCGGCGGCACGCGCCGTACAAGGAGTCAACGACGAACGACTGAGCACCGATCGCATGGCCATTTGCGCTTATGGGAATCGAAATGTTCTAGAGAGTAACAGCGTCGTTTCCTCGGTTCATTTTTATAGCCCTAACTCTAATTGAATGCTCGGGCCGGACCGGGTTTATTGTAGGTAGTGACGTAATCATATTCGGCTTTAGTTTAGAAATagaatataaagaaaaaaataattaaaatatagtttttgtagctgctttttttttttttttttttagacaaaGCAGAAACCCAGAACTAAGAACTACCCCAGGGAGAGAGAGACACAGCATCATGCAACCAAAGAGGAAAATCACAAACCAATAAACAGATTGGTTTTGAGCACCCAAGTTGGCATACGGTGAGCAGGAGGGGTAACAAACTTCAGCCTTAGATAAAGAAGCCAAACCAAATACGAAATTCTTCAAGCCAAATATTGACTTCCGCAGCAGTCTAGGAATGACCCATAATCAAACACATCAGATTGAGACAATCAGAAGCAACCACAATAGAGCCCAAGCAGCATCTCCTGGGAAAATCGTAGCCCATGCAACACAGCACAAGCTTAAGCTAAAAGAGGAGAAAGGTGAACGGATAAGCTAAAAGCAGCTGCACCCAAAGAATTCGTCTACCATAAGACAGAAGCACCACACCTAACCCGATAAACTAGAAGCAGCATCAAACGAAAAtgttaaaatgaaaaatttgtgtGAGCAATCATGGCTGCCTACACGATTGTGGATGTGCGATTGCACAACCGTCGCGACCTACACGATATGGTGCTAGTTTCTGATAAAGCTGTGAGCGATTGTGGGACTATGAATGATTGAGGCAGCACAATTGTGGCTATGCAATCGTAGCTGCATTATGTTGGAGTGATCATTGGTCTGTTACTAAATGATTGTGGCCACTGATATAAATGATTGAACTGTTACTAGTCGTTGAATGGTCTTTTCTTTGACCTccataattaatatgattaatactTGAACGATTGGAGTCTGCCCCATACAAATACTTCTCCACGCCTCTAATCTCTCATATCTCTTTAGATTGTCTCCTTTATTTCTCTCTtgacttccattttttttattgtttctctTCGTATTTATTTCTGTTTACGGAGCAAAGAGTGTCTATTGAGTGTTGGGATTTTGGTGTGATTTCAAGTACGATTCATACCAACGAAATTAGATATTGTTTTATACTGAGGACGACAGTGCACGTTGAAACCATGTGCAACACATTTATATATAGGTGTTCTTAATAGAGCGAGATTCGTGATTCAGCCTATTTTTTAACATGCTTTTGTATTTCAAATTTTTTCATAAAGAAACTTAGCTCCACCGAATTGCAACAATAGaaaaactaataaaagcataacGCGAGCAAGGCTAGGACCATGCACAGTCACGCATTTTCTATCAAGGGACTCAACATAAATCAGCAACCATAAACATTTTGCATCGATATTGAGACACACAACCTGTACGTACGACGAAAGGAGTTGCTGGGTTTTAGGAGCCCAGACACCACAATCAAAACTCGGAGTTAAAAAGAACACTTGAAAAGTCCAAACAGAGATCCTTGAAATCAAACACATCAGTACACTTCAATAAAATATTGAGGTTAAAATGACCCAGAAAATCCCACGCATAAACACAATCAAATAAAACATGAAAGATAGTCTTAGAGGCCTTATGACACAGCAAACTCAAAAGAGAAACCTCCAAACCCCGATCAACCAGATGAGTCAAAGCAGAATATACTTACGGATGGTTATCCACATAGATAACATCACTTTAGAAGTGTTGTTTCGATAATCGAATCCACTTACCCTTCAAACAAAAGGCATCGAGGTATAAGAATAACCCAAAAAACCTAATAATCAGACTACTCAACTCATACTATAAGAGTTGACCTTGATTATTTTAAATACTGGGTtatgttggttttttttttctttttgtgtttaGGTTAGGTCTCAAGTTAGGTTTGAAAGATTCGGTTCAATCCAATccatttaaaattaattatattatatatatttatactaaGTTTTATAATATGATGCTTGAAATATTATAAaactctttctttttattttagaaatttgGTTCATATTTGACTCTTCTAATActttatgtttttaaaaaatttgttaagTATTTATTGTACCAATGTTTTATACTTTATGGATGTTTTTGGATGTGTGGATTTATGAATATGATGCCAATAATGTTTTTGAAAGTTAACAAAtattagaaagaagaaaaaaaacattataCAACTCGATAACCCATTGTTTGGTTTGAGAATGCTTCACGAGTCATTCGGGTTGGTCCCAAAATACacctcaacccaacccatatacaCTCGCACCCTGCACACTATAGAAACCCTTGGAATCAAAATGCCATAACCATGATCATTGATAGCTGAATTTTCCAGAATTGCAACACCAAAGACCGATCCTCTTCTCAAAGAAAAGATCGAAGACTCTCATCATCCCAACAACGATTGTTTGTAATGAAAAAACCCACCAAAAGAAAATCTGCCAACAAATGTCCATTGTGttgaaaatttcttttaattgCCTAACGTGTTAGTGGGGTAAGTATGTGTCATCACCACTAGC
This genomic window contains:
- the LOC103496516 gene encoding uncharacterized protein LOC103496516 isoform X2 — translated: MAMRSVLSRSSLTPCTARAAGAGGFRFLSDGKGRVLSEEERAAENVYIQKMERERLEKLRLKAEKEKAEKEKEQSEKKHEGTQ
- the LOC103496516 gene encoding uncharacterized protein LOC103496516 isoform X1; this encodes MAMRSVLSRSSLTPCTARAAGAGGFRFLSDGKGRVLSEEERAAENVYIQKMERERLEKLRLKAEKEKAEKEKEQSEKVFVTLIILVGIVKCCLLVDLWHV